One genomic window of Cytophagia bacterium CHB2 includes the following:
- a CDS encoding S9 family peptidase yields the protein MQRRKIMLLNKKLHTLSILVLLSATILFAQNRISPEMVVSLKNVSTAVIDPTGKSVAYILSTARSVDEEKGGRYSELFVIPAAGGAARQFTYKPQGVSSPQWSPDGKWIYFSAVRKEHDTHSAVYRIALDGGEAQIVAKAENGLSAYLLSPDGKWIAYIMTDAETAEDKQNAKAGKDVKTVDKNFKFPRLYVQSVDGGEAKAVTGDVAVWSFAWSPDAGKLVYQASATPRTDDSYMFKKIYTVNRAGGEAKMLTDTNGKLGEMRWSPDGQSVAFTAGVDESDPAAGSIFVVPAAGGNASNITENYEGTVSGIDWLNAATLAFTAVERSHTVLKTIPAKGGKMTAIIEGGYTFLSASFANDGKTFATSANTDTHPNEAFSGNLSTKKLTRLTNSNPELANVKLSGSEEISWKARDGLEITGVLMLPTDYEKGKRYPCIVQIHGGPESAYLDGWSTSYIQWGELLAARGFVVFSPNYRGSTGRGVAYAKADHKDLGGQEFEDVIDGLAHLDQQGLIDLNRVGIGGFSYGGYFSALAATRYTEHFKAASMGAGISNWISFTGTSDIPYENSMVHWNLSVWENMEKAWLASPMAHIQKSNTALLISHGEKDDRVPISQGWEIYTALKMLDKTVEFDIYPREPHGFREVNHQLFSIQRNIEWFEKYVKSGGAAKPAMP from the coding sequence ATGCAAAGGAGGAAGATCATGCTATTGAACAAAAAGCTGCACACGCTTTCCATTTTGGTTTTGTTGAGCGCAACGATTTTGTTCGCCCAAAACCGCATCTCCCCGGAGATGGTCGTGAGTCTTAAAAACGTCAGTACGGCGGTGATCGACCCAACCGGCAAGAGCGTGGCCTACATTCTTTCAACGGCGCGTTCGGTTGACGAAGAAAAAGGCGGGCGTTACAGCGAGTTGTTTGTGATTCCGGCAGCCGGCGGCGCGGCCAGGCAATTCACGTATAAACCGCAGGGCGTCAGCTCGCCGCAATGGTCGCCGGACGGCAAATGGATTTATTTTTCCGCGGTGCGCAAGGAACACGATACACATAGTGCGGTTTATCGCATCGCGCTTGACGGCGGCGAGGCGCAAATTGTCGCAAAAGCAGAGAATGGTTTGAGCGCCTACCTCCTGTCACCTGACGGCAAGTGGATCGCCTACATTATGACGGACGCCGAAACTGCAGAAGATAAACAGAACGCCAAAGCCGGCAAGGATGTGAAAACCGTTGACAAAAATTTTAAGTTCCCGCGGCTGTATGTGCAATCCGTTGACGGCGGCGAAGCGAAAGCCGTAACCGGTGACGTTGCGGTGTGGAGTTTTGCCTGGTCGCCGGATGCCGGCAAATTGGTGTATCAAGCCAGCGCCACGCCCAGAACCGATGATTCGTACATGTTCAAGAAAATTTATACCGTCAACCGTGCGGGCGGCGAAGCCAAAATGCTTACCGACACCAACGGCAAGCTCGGCGAGATGCGTTGGTCGCCCGACGGACAATCCGTCGCCTTCACTGCCGGTGTGGATGAAAGCGATCCCGCGGCCGGCAGCATCTTCGTCGTTCCCGCGGCGGGCGGCAATGCCAGCAACATCACCGAAAATTATGAAGGAACCGTTTCCGGAATCGATTGGCTCAATGCCGCGACGCTCGCTTTCACGGCAGTCGAGCGCAGCCACACCGTCCTCAAAACCATTCCGGCCAAAGGCGGCAAAATGACGGCGATCATCGAAGGCGGCTACACGTTTCTGAGCGCTTCGTTTGCGAACGACGGCAAGACTTTCGCGACGAGCGCCAACACCGATACCCACCCGAACGAAGCGTTCAGCGGCAATCTCTCCACGAAGAAGCTGACGCGGTTGACCAACAGCAATCCCGAGCTGGCCAATGTCAAGCTTTCTGGCAGCGAAGAAATTTCGTGGAAAGCGCGCGACGGTCTGGAAATCACCGGCGTGTTGATGCTGCCCACGGATTATGAAAAAGGCAAACGCTATCCCTGCATCGTTCAAATTCACGGCGGGCCGGAGAGCGCGTATCTCGACGGTTGGTCCACGAGTTATATACAATGGGGCGAGCTGCTCGCCGCGCGCGGCTTTGTCGTTTTCAGCCCGAATTATCGCGGCAGCACGGGACGCGGCGTGGCTTATGCCAAGGCCGATCACAAAGATCTCGGCGGACAGGAGTTTGAAGATGTGATCGACGGTTTGGCGCACCTCGACCAGCAGGGTTTGATTGATTTGAATCGCGTGGGCATCGGCGGCTTCTCCTACGGCGGCTATTTTTCCGCGCTCGCGGCAACGCGCTACACCGAGCATTTCAAGGCCGCTTCAATGGGCGCCGGTATTTCAAATTGGATTTCATTCACCGGCACTTCGGATATTCCCTATGAGAATTCCATGGTGCATTGGAATCTCTCGGTTTGGGAAAACATGGAGAAGGCATGGCTGGCCTCGCCCATGGCCCACATTCAAAAATCAAACACCGCACTGCTCATCTCCCACGGTGAAAAGGATGACCGTGTACCCATCAGCCAGGGCTGGGAGATTTACACCGCGCTGAAGATGCTCGATAAAACCGTGGAATTCGACATTTACCCGCGCGAGCCGCACGGCTTTCGTGAAGTCAATCACCAACTCTTTTCGATCCAGCGCAATATCGAGTGGTTTGAGAAGTATGTGAAAAGCGGAGGCGCCGCAAAGCCGGCGATGCCATAA